A DNA window from Caulobacter mirabilis contains the following coding sequences:
- a CDS encoding nitronate monooxygenase, whose translation MIDNRITRMLGVQYPIVQAPMGWIARSRLASAVSNAGGLGIIETSSGQLDEVRAEIGKMRELTDKPFGVNIAQAFVRDPDIVRFVIDQGVKFVTTSAGDPRKYCEALKGAGLTVFHVVPSLQAALKAIEAGVDGLVVEGGEGGGFKNPREVALMVLLPLIASKVDVPIIAAGGMLDGRTMAAAFALGAEGIQMGTRMVSAAESPVHQNWKDAIVAAAETDTVFLNRFGPGPALRALRTEKTTRMEKDPPPDGPMKEFGNALDLYFGGDMEASIALSGQVAGRIDSVRPVADILRDTIEEFEAVTADLGQRYGRA comes from the coding sequence GTGATCGACAACCGCATCACCCGGATGCTCGGGGTGCAGTATCCCATCGTGCAGGCCCCGATGGGCTGGATCGCGCGGTCGAGGCTGGCCTCGGCGGTGTCGAACGCCGGCGGGCTGGGGATCATCGAGACCTCCTCCGGCCAGCTCGACGAGGTCCGGGCCGAGATCGGCAAGATGCGCGAGCTGACCGACAAGCCGTTCGGCGTGAACATCGCCCAGGCCTTCGTCCGCGACCCCGACATCGTCCGGTTCGTCATCGACCAGGGCGTGAAGTTCGTCACCACCTCGGCCGGCGATCCGCGGAAATACTGCGAAGCGCTGAAGGGGGCGGGCCTGACCGTCTTCCACGTGGTGCCGTCGTTGCAGGCGGCGCTGAAGGCGATCGAGGCGGGCGTCGACGGCCTGGTGGTCGAAGGCGGCGAGGGCGGCGGCTTCAAGAACCCGCGCGAGGTGGCGTTGATGGTTCTGTTGCCGCTGATCGCCAGCAAGGTCGACGTCCCGATCATCGCCGCCGGCGGGATGCTGGACGGCCGCACCATGGCCGCCGCCTTCGCCCTGGGGGCCGAGGGGATCCAGATGGGCACCCGGATGGTCTCCGCGGCGGAGTCGCCGGTGCACCAGAACTGGAAGGACGCCATCGTCGCGGCGGCCGAAACCGACACCGTCTTCCTCAACCGCTTCGGACCCGGCCCGGCGCTGCGGGCGCTGCGCACCGAGAAGACCACGCGGATGGAGAAGGACCCGCCGCCGGACGGGCCGATGAAGGAGTTCGGCAACGCGCTGGACCTCTATTTCGGCGGCGATATGGAGGCCTCCATCGCCCTGTCCGGTCAGGTGGCGGGTCGCATCGACAGCGTCAGGCCGGTGGCCGACATCCTCCGCGACACCATCGAGGAGTTCGAGGCGGTGACGGCTGACCTGGGACAGCGGTACGGGAGGGCGTAG
- a CDS encoding TonB-dependent hemoglobin/transferrin/lactoferrin family receptor: MLTKTSRRLALLAAAAGAALAAAPVWADEAAAGDAATVDPVVVTATRTEKPLDEAPVTASVITDKQMDDRLVTDIKDLIKYEPGVSVRTSPARFNAAGSGTGRDGNSGFNIRGLEGNRVLIQVDGIRVPDAFDFGAQNVGRGGYADLGMIKSVEIVRGPASALYGSDGLAGAVSFFTKDPKDFLRDGRSWAAEAKAGYASADDSAYGNLVFAGESGDWSGMISYTRREGHEQETKGNKGGTGVLRTEANPQDHESNAILAKLVFTPLDGHRLRLTYDHFDNEVSTDVLSAQGTSMGVTTTQVLAHDETDRDRISLDYRYTGGSGLLSAVNAAVYYQDSTTRQYTFEDRSSVDRTRNNTFDNKVWGATVQIDSQFDTGGLSHYLVWGLDVSKTRQEMIRGGTVPTPPDVFPSRAFPNTDYTLLGLYVQDELKFFDDRLSLYPALRFDYYDLSPERDALYTGPAPKGSSDSHVSPKLGVVWSATENTKLFANIAAGFKAPAPSQVNTSFSNPLQGYTSISNPDLKPETSQTIDGGVRWSNGRLYVELAAFAGRYEDFISREVVSGAGTAVNPSVFQYVNYSEVKIRGVEAKARLRLDGGWTLMGAASGARGDAENVRGKGPLASIDPVKVVAGVAWDDPSGRYGGELSITHAAGKDESRACTGSCYTTSAFDVIDLTAYWNVTDTVTLRGGVFNLTDQKYMWWSDARGLNPAQLPPDAVTQPGRNFGLSLSLKL; encoded by the coding sequence ATGCTCACCAAAACCTCCCGCCGCCTGGCGCTGCTCGCCGCCGCGGCCGGCGCGGCCCTCGCCGCCGCCCCGGTCTGGGCCGACGAAGCCGCGGCCGGCGACGCCGCCACCGTCGATCCGGTCGTCGTCACCGCCACCCGCACCGAGAAGCCCCTCGACGAGGCTCCGGTGACCGCCTCGGTGATCACCGACAAGCAGATGGACGACCGGCTGGTCACCGACATCAAGGACCTGATCAAGTACGAACCCGGCGTCTCGGTCCGCACCAGCCCCGCGCGCTTCAACGCCGCCGGCTCCGGCACAGGCCGCGACGGCAACAGCGGCTTCAACATCCGCGGCCTGGAGGGCAACCGCGTGCTGATCCAGGTCGACGGCATCCGCGTGCCGGACGCCTTCGACTTCGGCGCCCAGAACGTCGGCCGCGGCGGCTACGCCGACCTCGGCATGATCAAGTCGGTCGAGATCGTGCGCGGCCCCGCCTCCGCCCTCTACGGCAGCGACGGCCTCGCCGGCGCGGTCAGCTTCTTCACCAAGGACCCGAAGGACTTCCTGCGCGACGGACGCAGCTGGGCGGCCGAGGCCAAGGCCGGCTACGCCAGCGCCGACGACAGCGCCTACGGCAACCTGGTGTTCGCGGGCGAGTCCGGCGACTGGTCGGGCATGATCTCCTACACCCGCCGCGAAGGGCATGAGCAGGAGACCAAGGGCAACAAAGGCGGCACGGGCGTGCTCCGCACCGAGGCCAACCCGCAGGACCATGAAAGCAACGCCATCCTGGCCAAGCTGGTCTTCACGCCGCTGGACGGCCATCGCCTGCGCCTGACCTACGATCACTTCGACAATGAAGTCAGCACCGACGTGCTGAGCGCCCAGGGCACGTCGATGGGCGTCACCACCACCCAGGTGCTGGCGCACGACGAAACAGATCGCGACCGCATCAGCCTCGACTACCGCTACACCGGCGGCTCGGGCCTGCTCAGCGCGGTCAACGCCGCCGTCTACTATCAGGACAGCACCACCCGGCAGTACACGTTCGAAGACCGCAGCTCGGTCGACCGGACCCGCAACAACACCTTCGACAACAAGGTCTGGGGCGCGACGGTCCAGATCGACAGTCAGTTCGATACCGGCGGCCTGTCGCACTATCTCGTCTGGGGCCTCGACGTTTCGAAGACCCGTCAGGAAATGATCCGCGGCGGCACCGTGCCGACCCCGCCGGACGTCTTCCCGAGCCGCGCCTTCCCGAACACCGACTACACCTTGCTCGGCCTGTACGTTCAGGACGAGCTGAAGTTCTTCGACGACCGCCTGTCGCTCTATCCGGCGCTGCGCTTCGACTACTACGACCTCTCGCCGGAGCGCGATGCGCTCTACACGGGACCCGCGCCCAAGGGCAGCAGCGACTCCCACGTCTCGCCCAAGCTGGGCGTGGTCTGGTCGGCGACGGAGAACACCAAGCTGTTCGCCAACATCGCCGCCGGGTTCAAGGCGCCGGCTCCGTCGCAGGTGAACACCAGCTTCAGCAATCCGCTGCAAGGCTACACCTCGATCTCGAACCCGGATCTGAAGCCGGAGACGAGCCAGACGATCGACGGCGGCGTCCGCTGGTCCAATGGCCGCCTGTACGTCGAACTCGCCGCCTTCGCCGGTCGCTACGAGGACTTCATCTCCCGCGAGGTCGTCAGCGGCGCCGGAACGGCCGTGAATCCGTCCGTGTTCCAGTACGTGAACTACAGCGAGGTGAAGATCCGCGGAGTCGAAGCGAAGGCGCGGCTGCGGCTGGACGGCGGCTGGACGCTGATGGGCGCGGCCTCCGGCGCGCGCGGCGACGCCGAGAACGTGCGCGGCAAGGGTCCGCTGGCCAGCATCGATCCGGTGAAGGTCGTGGCCGGCGTCGCCTGGGACGATCCGTCCGGTCGCTACGGCGGCGAGCTCAGCATCACCCACGCCGCAGGCAAGGACGAGAGCCGCGCCTGCACGGGCTCCTGCTACACCACCTCGGCGTTCGACGTCATCGACCTGACGGCCTATTGGAACGTCACGGACACCGTCACCTTGCGCGGCGGCGTCTTCAACCTGACCGACCAGAAGTACATGTGGTGGAGCGACGCCCGCGGCCTGAACCCCGCACAGCTGCCGCCCGACGCCGTCACCCAGCCGGGCCGCAACTTCGGCCTGTCCCTGTCCCTCAAGCTGTGA